From Triticum aestivum cultivar Chinese Yumai mitochondrion, complete genome, a single genomic window includes:
- the nad4L gene encoding nad4L (start codon not determined) — protein sequence TDPIKYFTFSMIISILGIRGILLNRRNILIMSMPIESMLLAVNLNFLVFSVSLDDMMGQSFASLVPTVAAAESAIGLAIFVITFRVRGTIAVESINCIQG from the coding sequence ACGGATCCTATAAAATATTTCACTTTTTCTATGATCATCTCTATTTTAGGTATTCGGGGAATCCTCCTTAATAGACGAAATATTCTTATTATGTCAATGCCAATTGAATCAATGTTATTAGCTGTCAATTTGAACTTTTTGGTATTTTCCGTTTCTTTGGATGATATGATGGGTCAATCATTTGCTTCATTAGTTCCAACAGTGGCAGCTGCGGAATCTGCTATTGGATTAGCCATTTTCGTTATTACTTTTCGAGTCCGAGGGACTATTGCTGTCGAATCTATAAATTGCATTCAAGGTTAA
- the rps19-p gene encoding rps19-p (start codon not determined), with protein RESLRSRKIWSRRSSISPEFVDCSVLIYNGKTPVRCKITEGHKFGEFAFTRRRRPYRTNRGKGKK; from the coding sequence AGAGAAAGTCTGAGGAGCAGGAAAATTTGGTCACGTAGATCTTCTATTTCGCCGGAATTCGTTGATTGCTCCGTACTCATTTACAATGGAAAAACTCCTGTTCGTTGTAAGATCACTGAAGGTCATAAATTTGGAGAGTTTGCTTTTACACGGAGACGAAGACCCTATCGAACAAATAGAGGAAAGGGGAAAAAGTAA
- the nad7 gene encoding nad7, with product MTTRNGQIKNFTSNSGPQHPAAHGVSRSVLEMNGEVVERAEPHIGSLHRGTEKLIEYKTYLQALPYFDRLDYVSTMAQEHAHSSAVERLLNCEVPLRAQYIRVLFCEITRISNHSLASTTHAMDVGASTPFLWAFEEREKLLEFYERVPGARMHASFIRPGGVAQDLPLGLCRDIDSSTQQFASRIDELEEMSTGNRIWKQRLVDIGTVTAQQAKDWGFSGVMLRGPGVCWDSRRAAPYDVHDQSDLDVPVGTRGDRYDRYCIRIEEMRQSVRIIVQCPNQMPSGMIKADDRKLCPPSRSRMKLSMESSIHHFELYTEGFSVPAPSTYTAVEAPKGEFGVFLVSNGSNRPYRCKIRAPGFAHSQGLDSMSKHHMPADVVTIIGTQDIVFGEVDR from the exons ATGACGACTAGGAACGGGCAAATCAAGAATTTCACTTCGAATTCCGGACCTCAACATCCTGCTGCTCATGGTGTTTCACGATCAGTATTGGAAATGAACGGAGAAGTGGTGGAACGTGCGGAACCACATATTGGATCACTCCA TAGAGGGACTGAGAAATTAATCGAGTACAAAACTTATCTTCAAGCTTTACCTTATTTTGATCGTTTAGA CTATGTTTCTACGATGGCCCAAGAACACGCTCATTCTTCAGCCGTAGAGAGACTTTTGAATTGTGAGGTACCATTACGAGCTCAATATATAAGAGTGTTATTCTGTGAAATAACTCGAATTTCAAATCATTCACTTGCTTCAACTACTCATGCTATGGATGTGGGAGCATCAACTCCGTTCCTTTGGGCTTTTGAGGAGCGGGAGAAATTGTTGGAATTCTATGAAAGAGTCCCGGGAGCCAGGATGCATGCCAGTTTCATACGACCTGGTGGAGTGGCACAAGATCTGCCTCTTGGCTTATGTCGAGATATTGATTCCTCCACACAACAATTTGCTTCTCGTATCGACGAATTAGAAGAGATGTCAACCGGCAACCGTATCTGGAAACAACGATTAGTGGATATTGGTACTGTCACTGCACAGCAAGCAAAGGATTGGGGATTCAGTGGTGTAATGTTAAGAGGTC CTGGGGTATGCTGGGATTCGCGAAGAGCAGCACCTTACGATGTTCATGACCAATCGGATCTTGACGTACCAGTAGGTACCAGAGGAGATCGCTATGATCGTTACTGTATCCGTATTGAAGAGATGCGACAAAGTGTTCGGATCATTGTGCAATGTCCTAATCAAATGCCTAGTGGCATGATCAAAGCCGATGATCGTAAGCTATGTCCTCCATCACGATCTCGAATGAAACTATCCATGGAATC CTCAATTCACCATTTCGAACTTTATACAGAAGGTTTTTCCGTACCAGCTCCTTCTACCTATACCGCAGTTGAAGCACCTAAAGGTGAATTTGGTGTCTTTCTTGTCAGTAATGGGAGTAATCGTCCCTACCGTTGTAAAATAAGAGCACCTGGCTTTGCCCATTCACAAGGACTCGATTCTATGTCCAAACATCACATGCCAGCAGATGTAGTCACCATCATAGGTACTCAAGATATTGTGTTTGGAGAGGTAGATAGATAG